A single Anopheles funestus chromosome 2RL, idAnoFuneDA-416_04, whole genome shotgun sequence DNA region contains:
- the LOC125763399 gene encoding coatomer subunit gamma isoform X1 has translation MWRTKRGRARRRLAGGNPWQNLEKTSVLQETRMFNETPVNARKCTHILTKILYLLNQGEVLGTREATECFFAMTKLFQSKDVVMRRMVYLGIKELSPIADDVIIVTSSLTKDMTGKEDLYRAPAIRALCSITDSTMLQAVERYMKQCIVDRNAPVSSGALVSSLHLASTAGEVVKRWANEAQEALNSDNIMVQYHGLGLLYHIRKADRLAVTKLVNKLTRQHLRSPYATCFLIRIACKIMEEEDASGNATEESPLFNFVECCLRNKSEMVVYEAAHAVVNLKRTNPRELSTAVSILQLFCGSSKATLRFAAVRTMNKVAMLHPPAVNVCNLDLEGLIADSNRSVATLAITTLLKTGAESSVERLMKQIATFVAEISDEFKLVVVQAIRSLCTKFPRKHAVTMNFLSGMLREEGGLEYKTSIVDTIILIIEENPDAKEAGLGHLCEFIEDCEHTSLAVRILHLLGKEGPYSKCPSRYIRFIYNRVILENATVRAAAVAAIAQFGACCPDLLPNVLVLLNRCQMDCDDEVRDRATYYYTILNQSNPELNKRFIADHEIVSLPLLEKSLNDHLKGPLTERFDLSIVPKSQVVQPEVNEEVMIMNKAAPKIARVNREEINTEKLLAIPGIHHVGALHKSCAPVQLTESETEYTVSCIKHCFAHHIVFQFDCVNTLSDQLLENVRVDLELPEGFVSRAVIPCAKLPYGDKESTYVIVQFPEDVPSSIATLGATLRFLVKDCDPATGQPDSDEGYNDEYILEDIEITVADQMQKSKKQNFLAAWESADTEEWVEAEDTFELSSVNSLQDAVNTILKFLGLAPANLSENVPDGAHTHTLLCSGTFRGGVEVFVRSKLAVADGVTMQLTVRSTDMDVAELITSAVG, from the exons ATGTGGCGCACTAAACGTGGCCGTGCACGTCGTCGGTTGGCAGGTGGTAATCCATGGCAAAACCTCGAGAAAACGTCGGTGCTGCAGGAGACGCGAATGTTCAACGAGACACCGGTGAACGCTCGTAAATGTACACATATTCTCACCAAGATACTGTATCTACTTAATCAG GGTGAAGTGCTGGGCACAAGGGAGGCTACGGAGTGTTTTTTCGCGATGACAAAACTGTTCCAATCGAAGGATGTCGTGATGCGGCGCATGGTTTATCTGGGCATCAAGGAGCTTAGCCCAATTGCGGACGATGTTATCATTGTAACGAGCTCGTTGACAAAGGACATGACCGGCAAGGAGGATCTGTACCGTGCCCCTGCCATCCGGGCGCTGTGCAGCATCACGGACAGCACAATGCTACAGGCCGTTGAACGCTATATGAAACAGTGCATTGTCGATCGGAATGCACCCGTCTCGAGTGGCGCACTGGTCAGCTCACTGCACCTGGCTAGTACGGCCGGTGAGGTGGTCAAGCGCTGGGCAAATGAAGCACAGGAAGCACTGAACAGTGACAACATAATGGTGCAGTATCACGGGCTCGGTTTGCTGTACCACATCCGGAAAGCTGACCGGCTGGCGGTAACCAAGCTGGTAAACAAGCTGACACGTCAACATCTGCGAAGCCCGTACGCTACGTGCTTTTTGATTCGTATCGCGTGCAAAATTATGGAGGAGGAAGATGCCAGCGGTAACGCAACCGAGGAATCACCGCTGTTCAACTTTGTCGAGTGCTGTCTGCGCAATAAGTCGGAAATGGTGGTGTACGAGGCGGCCCACGCCGTCGTCAATTTGAAGCGAACAAATCCACGGGAACTCTCGACCGCGGTCAGCATTTTGCAGTTGTTCTGCGGTTCGTCGAAGGCCACATTACGTTTCGCGGCGGTACGCACGATGAACAAGGTGGCCATGCTGCATCCACCCGCGGTCAATGTGTGCAATCTCGATCTGGAAGGGTTGATTGCCGATTCGAACCGTTCGGTAGCAACACTCGCTATCACCACGCTCCTAAAGACCGGTGCCGAAAGTTCGGTCGAGCGGCTTATGAAGCAGATCGCGACGTTTGTGGCAGAAATTTCGGACGAATTCAAGCTCGTGGTGGTGCAGGCGATTCGTTCACTGTGCACGAAGTTCCCCCGTAAGCACGCGGTCACAATGAACTTCTTGAGCGGGATGCTACGGGAGGAGGGTGGTTTGGAGTACAAGACGTCAATCGTCGACACGATCATCTTGATCATCGAGGAAAATCCGGACGCGAAAGAGGCAGGTCTCGGGCATCTGTGTGAGTTTATCGAAGATTGTGAACATACGTCGCTGGCGGTGCGTATTCTGCATCTGCTCGGTAAGGAAGGACCATACTCGAAGTGTCCGTCACGCTACATTCGCTTCATTTACAATCGCGTCATACTGGAGAATGCGACCGTACGAGCAGCGGCCGTCGCTGCGATCGCACAGTTCGGTGCATGCTGTCCGGATTTGTTACCGAacgtgctggtgctgctgaaCCGCTGTCAGATGGATTGTGACGATGAGGTACGCGATCGGGCCACCTATTATTACACCATTCTGAACCAATCGAACCCGGAACTAAATAAACGGTTCATCGCCGATCATGAGATCGTATCCCTGCCGCTGCTGGAAAAATCGCTAAACGATCATCTGAAGGGCCCGCTGACGGAGCGATTCGATCTCTCGATTGTGCCGAAATCGCAGGTCGTCCAGCCGGAAGTAAACGAAGAAGTCATGATCATGAACAAAG CGGCACCAAAAATCGCACGTGTCAATCGTGAAGAGATTAACACGGAGAAGCTGCTCGCCATACCGGGCATCCATCATGTAGGCGCACTGCACAAATCCTGCGCACCGGTGCAACTGACCGAGAGTGAAACCGAATACACGGTGTCCTGCATCAAACACTGCTTTGCGCATCACATTGTGTTCCAG tTCGATTGTGTGAACACGCTTTCGGATCAGCTGTTGGAGAATGTACGCGTAGATTTGGAGCTCCCGGAAGGCTTCGTGTCGCGTGCCGTTATTCCGTGTGCAAAGTTACCGTATGGTGACAAAGAATCTACCTACGTTATCGTTCAATTTCCGGAAGACGTACCCAGCTCTATCG CCACACTGGGCGCAACATTACGTTTTCTGGTGAAGGATTGCGATCCAGCCACCGGACAGCCAGATTCGGACGAAGGTTACAACGACGAGTACATACTAGAGGATATCGAAATAACCGTTGCGGATCAGAtgcaaaaatcaaagaaacaaaacttccTTGCCGCGTGGGAAAGTGCCGATACGGAAG AATGGGTTGAAGCGGAAGACACATTCGAGCTGTCGTCTGTGAACAGTCTGCAGGATGCCGTAAACACGATTCTGAAATTCCTCGGCTTAGCTCCTGCGAACCTCTCCGAGAATGTGCCGGACGGCGCCCACACGCACACGTTACTTTGTTCCG GAACGTTCCGTGGTGGAG
- the LOC125763399 gene encoding coatomer subunit gamma isoform X2: MSSFKRDNKEEDDGGNPWQNLEKTSVLQETRMFNETPVNARKCTHILTKILYLLNQGEVLGTREATECFFAMTKLFQSKDVVMRRMVYLGIKELSPIADDVIIVTSSLTKDMTGKEDLYRAPAIRALCSITDSTMLQAVERYMKQCIVDRNAPVSSGALVSSLHLASTAGEVVKRWANEAQEALNSDNIMVQYHGLGLLYHIRKADRLAVTKLVNKLTRQHLRSPYATCFLIRIACKIMEEEDASGNATEESPLFNFVECCLRNKSEMVVYEAAHAVVNLKRTNPRELSTAVSILQLFCGSSKATLRFAAVRTMNKVAMLHPPAVNVCNLDLEGLIADSNRSVATLAITTLLKTGAESSVERLMKQIATFVAEISDEFKLVVVQAIRSLCTKFPRKHAVTMNFLSGMLREEGGLEYKTSIVDTIILIIEENPDAKEAGLGHLCEFIEDCEHTSLAVRILHLLGKEGPYSKCPSRYIRFIYNRVILENATVRAAAVAAIAQFGACCPDLLPNVLVLLNRCQMDCDDEVRDRATYYYTILNQSNPELNKRFIADHEIVSLPLLEKSLNDHLKGPLTERFDLSIVPKSQVVQPEVNEEVMIMNKAAPKIARVNREEINTEKLLAIPGIHHVGALHKSCAPVQLTESETEYTVSCIKHCFAHHIVFQFDCVNTLSDQLLENVRVDLELPEGFVSRAVIPCAKLPYGDKESTYVIVQFPEDVPSSIATLGATLRFLVKDCDPATGQPDSDEGYNDEYILEDIEITVADQMQKSKKQNFLAAWESADTEEWVEAEDTFELSSVNSLQDAVNTILKFLGLAPANLSENVPDGAHTHTLLCSGTFRGGVEVFVRSKLAVADGVTMQLTVRSTDMDVAELITSAVG, encoded by the exons ATGAGCTCGTTTAAGCGAGATAACAAGGAGGAAGATGACG GTGGTAATCCATGGCAAAACCTCGAGAAAACGTCGGTGCTGCAGGAGACGCGAATGTTCAACGAGACACCGGTGAACGCTCGTAAATGTACACATATTCTCACCAAGATACTGTATCTACTTAATCAG GGTGAAGTGCTGGGCACAAGGGAGGCTACGGAGTGTTTTTTCGCGATGACAAAACTGTTCCAATCGAAGGATGTCGTGATGCGGCGCATGGTTTATCTGGGCATCAAGGAGCTTAGCCCAATTGCGGACGATGTTATCATTGTAACGAGCTCGTTGACAAAGGACATGACCGGCAAGGAGGATCTGTACCGTGCCCCTGCCATCCGGGCGCTGTGCAGCATCACGGACAGCACAATGCTACAGGCCGTTGAACGCTATATGAAACAGTGCATTGTCGATCGGAATGCACCCGTCTCGAGTGGCGCACTGGTCAGCTCACTGCACCTGGCTAGTACGGCCGGTGAGGTGGTCAAGCGCTGGGCAAATGAAGCACAGGAAGCACTGAACAGTGACAACATAATGGTGCAGTATCACGGGCTCGGTTTGCTGTACCACATCCGGAAAGCTGACCGGCTGGCGGTAACCAAGCTGGTAAACAAGCTGACACGTCAACATCTGCGAAGCCCGTACGCTACGTGCTTTTTGATTCGTATCGCGTGCAAAATTATGGAGGAGGAAGATGCCAGCGGTAACGCAACCGAGGAATCACCGCTGTTCAACTTTGTCGAGTGCTGTCTGCGCAATAAGTCGGAAATGGTGGTGTACGAGGCGGCCCACGCCGTCGTCAATTTGAAGCGAACAAATCCACGGGAACTCTCGACCGCGGTCAGCATTTTGCAGTTGTTCTGCGGTTCGTCGAAGGCCACATTACGTTTCGCGGCGGTACGCACGATGAACAAGGTGGCCATGCTGCATCCACCCGCGGTCAATGTGTGCAATCTCGATCTGGAAGGGTTGATTGCCGATTCGAACCGTTCGGTAGCAACACTCGCTATCACCACGCTCCTAAAGACCGGTGCCGAAAGTTCGGTCGAGCGGCTTATGAAGCAGATCGCGACGTTTGTGGCAGAAATTTCGGACGAATTCAAGCTCGTGGTGGTGCAGGCGATTCGTTCACTGTGCACGAAGTTCCCCCGTAAGCACGCGGTCACAATGAACTTCTTGAGCGGGATGCTACGGGAGGAGGGTGGTTTGGAGTACAAGACGTCAATCGTCGACACGATCATCTTGATCATCGAGGAAAATCCGGACGCGAAAGAGGCAGGTCTCGGGCATCTGTGTGAGTTTATCGAAGATTGTGAACATACGTCGCTGGCGGTGCGTATTCTGCATCTGCTCGGTAAGGAAGGACCATACTCGAAGTGTCCGTCACGCTACATTCGCTTCATTTACAATCGCGTCATACTGGAGAATGCGACCGTACGAGCAGCGGCCGTCGCTGCGATCGCACAGTTCGGTGCATGCTGTCCGGATTTGTTACCGAacgtgctggtgctgctgaaCCGCTGTCAGATGGATTGTGACGATGAGGTACGCGATCGGGCCACCTATTATTACACCATTCTGAACCAATCGAACCCGGAACTAAATAAACGGTTCATCGCCGATCATGAGATCGTATCCCTGCCGCTGCTGGAAAAATCGCTAAACGATCATCTGAAGGGCCCGCTGACGGAGCGATTCGATCTCTCGATTGTGCCGAAATCGCAGGTCGTCCAGCCGGAAGTAAACGAAGAAGTCATGATCATGAACAAAG CGGCACCAAAAATCGCACGTGTCAATCGTGAAGAGATTAACACGGAGAAGCTGCTCGCCATACCGGGCATCCATCATGTAGGCGCACTGCACAAATCCTGCGCACCGGTGCAACTGACCGAGAGTGAAACCGAATACACGGTGTCCTGCATCAAACACTGCTTTGCGCATCACATTGTGTTCCAG tTCGATTGTGTGAACACGCTTTCGGATCAGCTGTTGGAGAATGTACGCGTAGATTTGGAGCTCCCGGAAGGCTTCGTGTCGCGTGCCGTTATTCCGTGTGCAAAGTTACCGTATGGTGACAAAGAATCTACCTACGTTATCGTTCAATTTCCGGAAGACGTACCCAGCTCTATCG CCACACTGGGCGCAACATTACGTTTTCTGGTGAAGGATTGCGATCCAGCCACCGGACAGCCAGATTCGGACGAAGGTTACAACGACGAGTACATACTAGAGGATATCGAAATAACCGTTGCGGATCAGAtgcaaaaatcaaagaaacaaaacttccTTGCCGCGTGGGAAAGTGCCGATACGGAAG AATGGGTTGAAGCGGAAGACACATTCGAGCTGTCGTCTGTGAACAGTCTGCAGGATGCCGTAAACACGATTCTGAAATTCCTCGGCTTAGCTCCTGCGAACCTCTCCGAGAATGTGCCGGACGGCGCCCACACGCACACGTTACTTTGTTCCG GAACGTTCCGTGGTGGAG